One Bartonella sp. TP genomic window carries:
- a CDS encoding recombinase family protein, which yields MSTTTPKKRCAIYTRKSTEEGLDMEFNSLDAQREACEAYIASQKHEGWFQLPDYYDDGGFTGGNMDRPALKRLMDDIKSGLIDTVVVYKVDRLSRSLADFAKLIDLFDEHKVSFVSVTQQFNTTTSMGRLTLNILLSFAQFEREVIGERIRDKLAASKRKGMWMGGVTPMGYVVKNRELVIEPDEAEGIRKIFDLFLMTKSPTEMAKMLPRMGVLSKKRTTKNGRVIGGKALDKGGLYKILQNPIYIGKIKHKDKIYEGRHPAIIDMDTWNKVRATMKENTINRGAITRKKTKAILMGLLKCGECECGLVANHTRKKGGRLYRYYTCEHYRKGINPDCKVRNVSANEMEALILNQLQAVFAAPEMIMETWREAQKEDETITEHEVYSNLNDIVPIWKELYPAEKQRILELMIEKVIVNYEFVDIRIRAAGMDSLARELDEQDKRLQGISTKKLEEQAWINA from the coding sequence TTGAGCACAACCACACCGAAAAAACGATGCGCGATTTATACACGCAAATCTACCGAGGAAGGCTTGGACATGGAGTTCAACAGCCTTGATGCACAGCGCGAGGCTTGTGAAGCCTATATCGCCTCGCAAAAGCATGAAGGCTGGTTCCAGCTTCCAGATTACTATGATGATGGCGGCTTCACAGGCGGCAACATGGATCGCCCGGCTTTGAAACGCCTGATGGACGACATCAAAAGCGGCCTGATTGATACGGTTGTCGTGTACAAGGTTGACCGCTTGTCGCGCTCCTTGGCTGATTTTGCCAAGTTGATCGATCTATTTGATGAGCACAAAGTGTCCTTTGTCTCTGTGACCCAGCAGTTCAACACCACGACATCAATGGGCCGACTGACGCTAAACATCCTGCTCAGCTTTGCCCAGTTTGAGCGTGAAGTGATCGGCGAACGTATCCGCGATAAATTGGCAGCATCCAAACGCAAAGGCATGTGGATGGGCGGTGTTACGCCCATGGGATATGTTGTGAAAAACCGTGAGCTTGTGATTGAGCCTGACGAGGCTGAAGGCATCCGCAAAATATTCGACCTGTTTTTGATGACCAAGTCGCCCACAGAGATGGCAAAGATGTTGCCGCGCATGGGGGTGTTAAGCAAGAAGCGCACAACCAAGAACGGACGTGTTATCGGTGGCAAAGCACTGGATAAAGGCGGTCTCTATAAGATTCTGCAAAACCCTATCTATATCGGCAAGATCAAACATAAAGATAAAATCTACGAAGGCCGCCATCCAGCCATCATCGATATGGATACGTGGAATAAAGTCCGTGCCACCATGAAAGAAAATACCATCAATCGAGGTGCTATCACGCGGAAGAAAACCAAGGCCATTTTAATGGGGCTTTTGAAGTGCGGTGAATGCGAATGTGGATTGGTAGCCAATCACACCCGCAAAAAAGGTGGCAGGCTTTACCGCTATTACACCTGTGAGCACTACCGCAAAGGCATTAACCCGGATTGCAAGGTTCGCAATGTCAGCGCCAATGAAATGGAGGCATTGATATTAAATCAGCTCCAAGCCGTTTTTGCCGCACCAGAGATGATCATGGAAACGTGGCGTGAAGCACAAAAAGAGGATGAGACCATCACGGAGCATGAGGTTTACAGCAACCTGAATGACATTGTCCCAATCTGGAAAGAACTCTATCCAGCGGAAAAACAGCGCATCCTTGAGCTGATGATTGAAAAAGTCATAGTCAATTATGAGTTTGTCGACATCCGGATCAGGGCTGCAGGCATGGATAGTCTGGCCCGAGAGTTGGATGAGCAAGACAAACGGCTGCAAGGCATTTCAACCAAAAAACTGGAGGAGCAAGCATGGATAAATGCGTAA
- a CDS encoding DUF2924 domain-containing protein yields the protein MDKTLLARVSALPNMPLSDLKTLWRDVYQDEPPSGHKSHIVRRLAYRLQELAYGVDPQIENRIEQQANDLFGPNKSRNGKKAKPKRKTQYQRPIPGTKLVREYKGIEYQVTILEEGYEYAGCLYKSLSKVALAITGSSWSGPAFFGLNNKAQGVKH from the coding sequence ATGGATAAAACGCTTCTGGCACGTGTGTCCGCACTTCCAAATATGCCGTTATCAGACCTAAAGACATTATGGCGCGATGTATATCAGGATGAACCACCCAGCGGACATAAGAGCCACATTGTTCGCAGACTTGCCTATCGCCTGCAGGAGCTTGCTTACGGAGTTGATCCGCAGATCGAGAACCGCATTGAACAGCAAGCCAATGATTTATTCGGCCCCAATAAATCAAGAAATGGCAAAAAAGCCAAGCCGAAGCGCAAGACACAATATCAGCGCCCCATCCCCGGTACCAAACTGGTTCGGGAATATAAGGGCATTGAATATCAGGTCACCATTTTAGAAGAAGGCTATGAATATGCAGGCTGCCTATACAAAAGCCTGTCTAAAGTCGCGCTGGCCATAACAGGCAGCAGCTGGTCTGGACCTGCCTTCTTCGGATTAAACAACAAGGCACAAGGAGTCAAACATTGA